Proteins encoded together in one Prunus dulcis chromosome 3, ALMONDv2, whole genome shotgun sequence window:
- the LOC117622928 gene encoding receptor-like protein 12 — MANCTHLEFLSLGNNQLSDIFPSWLGALPALQYLSLRSNGFHGMIGKPATNHEFPKLCIIDLSNNGFSGKLPSNYLDNWNSMKFVDDENHQIYFRVSPTSKRSNTYADSYDVPYSITTTAKGVELKYDATPYQLRLIDFSSNRFEGEIPAGIIGNLRALHSLNLSNNALTGQIPSSLGNLTALESLDLSQNQLSGRIPGNLAQLNFLAYFNVSHNHLWGPIPLGQQFGTFLEDSYQGNSGLCGKPLSKKCDSSISPPPSIFEEDEDSGFQIALDWYVVLPGVVSGLIVGVVAGNFWTSKNHEWFLEKFSRKRQPRGTRGRRGQRN; from the coding sequence ATGGCCAATTGCACTCATTTAGAGTTTCTTAGCCTTGGAAACAATCAGCTGAGTGACATCTTTCCATCTTGGTTAGGGGCACTTCCAGCTCTACAGTATCTCAGTTTGAGGTCCAATGGTTTTCATGGCATGATTGGGAAGCCTGCAACAAACCATGAGTTCCCAAAGTTGTGCATCATTGATTTATCTAACAATGGTTTTTCAGGTAAGTTGCCCTCCAACTACTTAGACAACTGGAATTCCATGAAATTTGTTGACGATGAGAAtcaccaaatttattttcgAGTCTCTCCGACGTCAAAGAGGTCAAATACATATGCAGACTCTTATGATGTTCCATACTCGATCACGACTACTGCAAAAGGTGTTGAGTTGAAATATGATGCGACCCCTTATCAGCTTAGGTTGATAGATTTCTCAAGTAATAGATTTGAAGGAGAGATTCCAGCAGGTATCATTGGGAATCTAAGAGCCCTTCACTCGCTTAACCTTTCCAACAACGCTCTCACTGGTCAGATCCCCTCATCTTTAGGGAACTTGACTGCTCTTGAATCGTTGGATCTCTCCCAGAATCAGCTCTCAGGAAGGATCCCCGGTAATTTGGCACAACTCAATTTCCTTGCATATTTCAATGTCTCCCATAACCATCTTTGGGGGCCTATACCACTTGGCCAACAATTTGGTACATTCCTAGAAGATTCATACCAAGGAAACTCAGGTCTGTGTGGAAAGCCATTGTCAAAGAAATGTGATAGCTCAATATCGCCACCACCATCAAtctttgaagaagatgaagattcCGGGTTTCAAATTGCACTAGATTGGTATGTGGTTCTGCCAGGAGTTGTTAGTGGTCTAATAGTTGGAGTGGTTGCTGGGAACTTTTGGACAAGCAAGAATCATGAATGGTTTTTAGAGAAATTTAGCAGGAAGAGGCAACCAAGAGGCACACGGGGGAGGAGAGGACAGAGAAACTAA
- the LOC117623120 gene encoding shikimate O-hydroxycinnamoyltransferase-like, whose product MGEKVTVSIRDSSMVKPAEESTPRGSLWLSNLDLVFPPFHTPSVYFYRPSCGHEHNFFHPEALKQALIKALVPFYPMAGRLKLNDQDGRLEVDCNAEGVLFVVAESFSTVDDFGDFAPSPNFLPLIPHIDYAAGISSYPILVLQVTYFKCGGVSLGVAIEHRIADGVSGLHFVHTWSSIARGDLSNIKPPFMDRTLLRARDSPQPEFPHTEYHPFPEMKSDSDEHLQTTSNITTSLFRFTQEQLSLLKAKSKEKGDGQNTNTINYTTFEMLACHIWRCVCRARKLPDDQDTKLFIPIDGRNRLRPPLPPGFFGNALFRTTPIAAAGDLQSKPTWYAASCVRSALVRRDDDYLRSVLDYLELHLPCNQKLVTGVPTIQCPNLSINSWIKLPIHDADFGWGRPIFMGPGRPFVLDGRCLLLPSTNNDGSTSIILCLQSEHMKLFSKFLYDI is encoded by the exons ATGGGGGAGAAGGTGACAGTTAGCATAAGGGATTCGAGCATGGTGAAGCCAGCCGAGGAGTCGACGCCTCGGGGCTCCCTATGGCTCTCCAACTTGGACCTAGTGTTTCCGCCCTTTCACACGCCCAGTGTTTACTTTTACAGACCAAGCTGTGGTCATGAGCACAATTTCTTCCACCCGGAAGCGCTCAAGCAGGCGCTCATCAAGGCCCTCGTGCCCTTCTACCCTATGGCCGGCCGCCTCAAGCTCAACGACCAGGATGGCCGTTTGGAGGTTGATTGCAATGCGGAGGGAGTGCTCTTTGTTGTAGCTGAGAGCTTCTCTACCGTCGATGATTTCGGAGATTTTGCACCCTCTCCCAATTTCCTTCCGCTCATCCCCCACATTGATTATGCTGCGGGCATATCCTCATATCCCATTTTGGTGTTACAG GTGACCTACTTCAAATGTGGTGGAGTGTCACTTGGTGTTGCAATCGAACACCGCATTGCAGATGGAGTTTCTGGTCTCCATTTTGTACATACATGGTCTAGTATTGCTCGTGGGGATCTCTCCAATATTAAACCACCCTTTATGGACAGGACATTACTTCGTGCCCGTGACTCGCCTCAGCCTGAATTCCCCCACACCGAATACCATCCTTTTCCAGAAATGAAATCAGATTCTGATGAGCATCTGCAAACCACAAGTAATATTACTACGTCCCTTTTTAGATTCACGCAGGAGCAGCTCAGTCTCTTGAAAGCCAAGTCTAAGGAAAAGGGAGACGGCCAGAATACTAATACAATCAACTATACAACATTTGAGATGTTGGCATGTCATATTTGGAGATGTGTTTGCAGGGCACGTAAACTTCCGGATGATCAAGACACCAAGCTATTCATTCCAATAGATGGACGGAACAGATTGCGACCCCCACTCCCACCTGGTTTCTTCGGCAATGCCCTTTTCAGAACCACACCAATAGCTGCAGCAGGAGATCTCCAATCGAAACCAACTTGGTATGCTGCAAGCTGTGTTCGCAGTGCTTTGGTGCGGAGGGACGATGATTATCTTCGATCAGTCCTTGACTATCTTGAGCTTCATCTTCCTTGTAATCAGAAACTTGTTACGGGGGTTCCAACGATTCAGTGCCCAAATCTTTCGATAAACAGTTGGATCAAGCTGCCGATTCATGATGCTGATTTTGGTTGGGGTCGACCCATTTTCATGGGGCCTGGCCGCCCATTTGTGTTGGACGGGAGGTGTTTGTTGTTACCAAGTACAAATAATGATGGGAGTACATCAATTATCCTTTGTCTGCAATCTGAGCACATGAaattattttccaaatttttgtATGACATATAA